In Cydia pomonella isolate Wapato2018A chromosome 1, ilCydPomo1, whole genome shotgun sequence, one genomic interval encodes:
- the LOC133521621 gene encoding uncharacterized protein LOC133521621 yields MMYKKYTALVLALVILAAEASTAPKQMLAPLLLQAQQERFSDLGITATVNDYVDETISMLVPHIQNFGLDPMELPDIEEGFEVRYLLVTYSAWLKIHDGYMTGLVNVQRSGDQSVNYFAKMLRVRVVLEFSDLEFIYQYLLKVMRIGPTGGIRGSLDNFKVVTDILLDFNNDEIHLQQFSLTDIGRLRVRLTGNILTDWLINPTIAVFVRLFDTIIIKVVEVNIRNVIHEGIGIVNSNLKAVIDLLESFN; encoded by the exons ATGATGTACAAGAAGTATACCGCGTTGGTGCTAGCTTTGGTGATCCTGGCGGCGGAGGCTAGCACCGCGCCGAAGCAGATGTTGGCGCCGCTGCTGCTGCAAGCCCAACA GGAGAGATTCAGCGACCTCGGCATAACGGCGACCGTGAACGACTATGTCGACGAGACGATCAGCATGCTGGTGCCGCACATCCAGAACTTCGGCCTCGACCCCATGGAGCTGCCCGACATCGAGGAGGGCTTTGAAGTG AGATACCTACTAGTGACATACAGCGCGTGGCTGAAGATCCACGACGGCTACATGACGGGGCTGGTGAACGTGCAGCGCTCCGGCGACCAGAGCGTCAACTACTTCGCCAAGATGCTACGCGTGCGCGTCGTGCTGGAGTTCTCTGACCTCGAG TTTATCTACCAGTACCTATTGAAGGTGATGAGGATCGGCCCCACCGGCGGTATCCGCGGGTCACTGGATAATTTTAAGGTCGTCACTGACATTTTGCTCGATTTTAACAACGATGAAATCCATCTCCAACAATTTTCTTTGACTGACATTGG TCGTCTGCGCGTCCGGCTGACCGGCAACATTCTTACCGACTGGTTGATAAACCCCACCATCGCCGTGTTCGTGCGATTGTTTGACACCATCATTATAAAGGTTGTGGAAGTGAACATCCGCAACGTCATCCACGAGGGCATCGGCATCGTCAACTCCAACCTTAAGGCTGTCATCGATTTGCTCGAGTCCTTCAACTAA
- the LOC133521917 gene encoding bystin, whose protein sequence is MGKVKRLKPSQVGKNIALADQIEAVTSVKSKNRNKERNRHDDDEDFVNPELSKKILEVARRQQAELDIDESGPSIGNQVQLPTKLKDADSDEDIGSDDDDLEPDTYYDNIVINEKDEEALQRFMSDKPERTRTLADIIKDKITDKHTELQTQFSDAETLKLQNIDPRIKAMYEGVRDVLKKYRSGKLPKAFKMIPHLQNWEQILYLTEPTTWSAAAMYQATRIFASNLKEKMAQRFYNLVLLPRVRDDLQEYKRLNFHLYQALRKSLFKPGAFMKGILLPLLEAGDCTLREAIIVGSVLARNSVPVLHSSAALLKIAEMDYTGANSIFLRILFDKKYALPYRVVDSVVFHFLRFQMDHRTLPVLWHQALLTFVQRYKSDISTEQRDALLELLRKHSHPNITSEIRRELQAAQCRDIEVNENTASIAMLVE, encoded by the exons ATGggaaaagtgaaaaggttaAAGCCCTCACAAGTGGGCAAGAATATAGCCCTTGCTGACCAAATTGAGGCAGTTACCTCTGTTAAAAGCAAGAAcagaaataaagaaagaaacagacacgatgatgatgaagat TTCGTTAACCCAGAGCTTTCGAAGAAGATCTTAGAAGTAGCTAGAAGGCAGCAGGCTGAACTGGATATAGATGAAAGTGGGCCCTCCATTGGTAATCAAGTACAGCTCCCAACTAAACTTAAAG aTGCAGATTCAGATGAAGATATAGGCTCCGATGATGATGATTTGGAACCAGACACATATTAtgataatattgttataaatgaGAAAGATGAGGAGGCACTGCAAAGGTTCATGTCAGACAAGCCAGAAAGAACTCGCACACTGGCTGATATCATCAAGGATAAGATTACAGACAAGCATACTGAACTTCAAACTCAGTTTTCTGATGCAGAGACATTAAAACTTCAAAATATAGATCCAAG AATCAAGGCAATGTATGAGGGTGTAAGAGATGTTCTCAAAAAATATCGATCCGGGAAGCTGCCAAAGGCTTTCAAAATGATACCACATCTTCAAAATTGGGAACAAATACTATATCTAACTGAGCCTACTACTTGGTCTGCTGCTGCTATGTATCAG GCAACTAGAATATTCGCCTCTAATCTGAAGGAGAAAATGGCGCAACGGTTTTACAATCTTGTGCTGCTGCCGCGTGTACGTGACGACTTGCAAGAGTACAAACGTCTGAACTTCCATCTTTACCAAGCTCTCCGAAAATCGCTCTTTAAGCCAGGAGCATTTATGAAGGGCATATTACTTCCCCTTCTGGAG GCTGGCGATTGCACACTGCGTGAAGCCATTATTGTAGGTTCCGTGCTAGCAAGGAATTCGGTGCCCGTTCTTCATTCCAGTGCCGCACTCTTGAAAATTGCCGAAATGGATTACACTGGTGCTAATTCTATCTTTCTGCGCATTTTGTTTGACAAGAAATATGCGCTTCCATACAGAGTTGTAGACTCAGtagtgtttcattttctcag GTTTCAGATGGATCATCGCACATTGCCTGTCCTGTGGCACCAGGCTTTGCTGACATTCGTTCAACGTTATAAGTCTGACATCTCTACAGAACAGAGAGATGCCCTCCTGGAACTACTACGAAAACACTCGCATCCCAACATTACTTCTGAA